One window from the genome of Pieris rapae chromosome 8, ilPieRapa1.1, whole genome shotgun sequence encodes:
- the LOC111002862 gene encoding rhomboid-related protein 3 isoform X2 → MSGKRTRSYRCAVHQRDREVSSENDFHLLLEDPTLFARMVHLVAMEVLPEERDRKYYQERYTCCPPPLFIICVTLLELGVFAWYSWGTGGVAAAAGPVPVDSPLVYRPDRRRELWRFFTYSVVHAGWLHLAFNLLVQLAVGLPLEMVHGAARCGAVYLAGVLGGSLAASVLDPDVCLAGASGGVYALLAAHLANALLNFHAMRYGAVRLVAALAVASCDVGFAVHARYTKEAPPVSYAAHVAGALAGLTIGLLVLKHAQQRLWERLLWWAALGAYAACTLFAVLYNIFSGPVDELHYMPPDPPPDVAGF, encoded by the exons ATGAGTGGCAAAAGAACTCGTAGTTATAGATGCGCAGTACATCAAAGAGACCGAGAGGTCAGCTCCGAGAACGACTTCCATCTTCTTCTTGAGGACCCCACTCTATTCGCCAG GATGGTGCATTTAGTAGCAATGGAAGTGCTCCCTGAAGAGCGGGATCGCAAGTATTACCAAGAGAGGTATACGTGCTGCCCTCCACCACTGTTTATCATCTGCGTTACTCTATTAGAG cTGGGTGTGTTCGCGTGGTACTCATGGGGTACAGGAGGCGTGGCTGCAGCGGCTGGTCCCGTGCCCGTCGACTCTCCCCTGGTGTATCGCCCAGACAGACGCCGCGAACTTTGGAGGTTTTTCACCTACAGTGTCGTACACGCTGGCTGGCTTCATCTCGCATTCAACCTCCTTGTACAACTTGCG gtgGGTTTGCCGTTAGAAATGGTTCATGGCGCAGCGCGTTGTGGGGCCGTTTACTTAGCGGGTGTCCTGGGTGGCTCATTGGCCGCTTCAGTACTGGACCCCGACGTCTGCCTCGCGGGAGCATCTGGTGGGGTTTACGCATTATTGGCTGCTCACTTGGCAAACGCCTTGCTGAATTTCCACGCTATGCGCTATGGCGCTGTGCGATTGGTAGCCGCGCTTGCGGTTGCCTCGTGTGACGTCGGCTTTGCCGTACACGCTAGATATACTAAA GAAGCGCCACCCGTATCTTACGCGGCACACGTAGCAGGTGCTCTAGCGGGGTTGACCATTGGTCTCCTAGTCCTGAAGCACGCCCAACAGCGTCTATGGGAACGCTTGCTTTGGTGGGCGGCGCTCGGCGCTTACGCGGCCTGTACCCTATTCGCCGTCCTATACAATATATTCAGCGGGCCCGTAGATGAACTGCATTACATGCCTCCAGACCCACCACCCGATGTCGCTGGCTTTTGA
- the LOC111002855 gene encoding CDP-diacylglycerol--glycerol-3-phosphate 3-phosphatidyltransferase, mitochondrial isoform X2, which translates to MSLRFRPPELQSFNWIFKDSPCFPVSASKINIITNPKQFYETLSERFRLAKRRISIASLYIGTGELERKLLGYTIENIKNNENVKFNVLLDYQRGTRGEVNSLSLFTDFTNGLNDRCKLALYQTPRLRGSWSKVLPSRYNEIVGLQHMKLYISDNSVILSGANCSNDYFEKRQDRYIEIEDEDLANFYCELIDEVTNFSKQTEKVSSEIDKYSKEVVVKNLNQNVNKLINKWKEQQNSKLLTLDLQGNDTWIFPLIQMGEFDINVDEQATCTMLETVPKGGFVRLATGYFNLTEKYSKTLLRNCKSNISLLMAHPNANGFMGAAGPAGGIPHAYSLIAREFWQKVIEYNQLSRVRMLEYERQGWTFHAKGLWYYPPGKEFPWLTIVGSANLGERSVKRDLEAQAAIFTSSIDLQKRLHDECSKLHSYATECSNSLQERQVPLWVRATVGLFRTYF; encoded by the exons ATGAGTCTGCGCTTCCGACCTCCCGAATTACAGTCTTTTAACTGGATATTTAAAGATTCTCCATGTTTTCCTGTAAGTGcgtctaaaattaatataataacaaacccAAAACAGTTCTATGAAACCCTATCGGAAAGATTTAGATTAGCAAAACGTAGAATATCAATAGCTAGTTTGTACATCGGTACAGGTGAAttggaaagaaaattattggGATATACAAttgagaatattaaaaataatgaaaatgttaaattcaaTGTTTTACTAGACTACCAAAGAGGAACACGAGGTGAAGTTAATTCTCTAAGTTTATTTACTGATTTTACTAACGGGTTAAATGATAGATGCAAGTTGGCTTTATACCAAACTCCTCGGCTACGAGGCTCTTGGTCGAAAGTACTGCCCTCACGATACAATGAAATTGTGGGTCTTCAGCATATGAAGTTATACATATCAGATAATTCTGTTATTTTAAGTGGTGCAAATTGTTCGAATGACTATTTTGAAAAGAGACAGGATCGATATATTGAAATAGAAGATGAAGATTTAGCTAACTTTTATTGTGAACTTATAG atgagGTAACAAACTTTAGTAAACAAACTGAAAAGGTATCTTCagaaattgataaatattcaaaagagGTTGTGGTAAAGAATCTTAatcaaaatgttaataaattgatCAATAAGTGGAAAGAACAACagaattctaaattattaactCTAG ATTTACAAGGAAATGATACATGGATTTTTCCATTAATACAAATGGGTGAATTTGACATTAATGTAGATGAGCAAGCAACTTGTACTATGCTTGAAACCGTTCCAAAGGGTGGTTTTGTAAGGCTAGCTACAGGTTACTTCAACTTGACAGAAAAGTATTCTAAGACTTTGTTACGAAACTGCAAATCAAACATTAGTTTACTGATGGCACATCCAAAT GCAAATGGATTTATGGGTGCAGCTGGACCTGCAGGAGGCATCCCTCATGCTTATTCACTAATAGCTAGAGA attTTGGCAAAAAGTTATAGAATATAATCAATTAAGCCGAGTACGGATGTTGGAATATGAAAGGCAAGGATGGACATTCCATGCAAAGGGACTTTG GTATTACCCTCCTGGTAAAGAATTTCCATGGTTAACGATTGTGGGCTCAGCGAATCTTGGTGAACGCAGTGTTAAACGAGACTTGGAAGCACAAGCGGCTATATTTACTTCATCTATAGATTTGCAG aaacggCTTCATGATGAATGTTCGAAGCTGCATAGTTACGCAACAGAATGCAGTAATAGTCTACAAGAGAGGCAGGTGCCTCTTTGGGTACGAGCAACTGTTGGGCTCTTTCGGACATACTTCTAG
- the LOC111002855 gene encoding CDP-diacylglycerol--glycerol-3-phosphate 3-phosphatidyltransferase, mitochondrial isoform X1, with protein MSLRFRPPELQSFNWIFKDSPCFPVSASKINIITNPKQFYETLSERFRLAKRRISIASLYIGTGELERKLLGYTIENIKNNENVKFNVLLDYQRGTRGEVNSLSLFTDFTNGLNDRCKLALYQTPRLRGSWSKVLPSRYNEIVGLQHMKLYISDNSVILSGANCSNDYFEKRQDRYIEIEDEDLANFYCELIDEVTNFSKQTEKVSSEIDKYSKEVVVKNLNQNVNKLINKWKEQQNSKLLTLGNDLQGNDTWIFPLIQMGEFDINVDEQATCTMLETVPKGGFVRLATGYFNLTEKYSKTLLRNCKSNISLLMAHPNANGFMGAAGPAGGIPHAYSLIAREFWQKVIEYNQLSRVRMLEYERQGWTFHAKGLWYYPPGKEFPWLTIVGSANLGERSVKRDLEAQAAIFTSSIDLQKRLHDECSKLHSYATECSNSLQERQVPLWVRATVGLFRTYF; from the exons ATGAGTCTGCGCTTCCGACCTCCCGAATTACAGTCTTTTAACTGGATATTTAAAGATTCTCCATGTTTTCCTGTAAGTGcgtctaaaattaatataataacaaacccAAAACAGTTCTATGAAACCCTATCGGAAAGATTTAGATTAGCAAAACGTAGAATATCAATAGCTAGTTTGTACATCGGTACAGGTGAAttggaaagaaaattattggGATATACAAttgagaatattaaaaataatgaaaatgttaaattcaaTGTTTTACTAGACTACCAAAGAGGAACACGAGGTGAAGTTAATTCTCTAAGTTTATTTACTGATTTTACTAACGGGTTAAATGATAGATGCAAGTTGGCTTTATACCAAACTCCTCGGCTACGAGGCTCTTGGTCGAAAGTACTGCCCTCACGATACAATGAAATTGTGGGTCTTCAGCATATGAAGTTATACATATCAGATAATTCTGTTATTTTAAGTGGTGCAAATTGTTCGAATGACTATTTTGAAAAGAGACAGGATCGATATATTGAAATAGAAGATGAAGATTTAGCTAACTTTTATTGTGAACTTATAG atgagGTAACAAACTTTAGTAAACAAACTGAAAAGGTATCTTCagaaattgataaatattcaaaagagGTTGTGGTAAAGAATCTTAatcaaaatgttaataaattgatCAATAAGTGGAAAGAACAACagaattctaaattattaactCTAGGTAatg ATTTACAAGGAAATGATACATGGATTTTTCCATTAATACAAATGGGTGAATTTGACATTAATGTAGATGAGCAAGCAACTTGTACTATGCTTGAAACCGTTCCAAAGGGTGGTTTTGTAAGGCTAGCTACAGGTTACTTCAACTTGACAGAAAAGTATTCTAAGACTTTGTTACGAAACTGCAAATCAAACATTAGTTTACTGATGGCACATCCAAAT GCAAATGGATTTATGGGTGCAGCTGGACCTGCAGGAGGCATCCCTCATGCTTATTCACTAATAGCTAGAGA attTTGGCAAAAAGTTATAGAATATAATCAATTAAGCCGAGTACGGATGTTGGAATATGAAAGGCAAGGATGGACATTCCATGCAAAGGGACTTTG GTATTACCCTCCTGGTAAAGAATTTCCATGGTTAACGATTGTGGGCTCAGCGAATCTTGGTGAACGCAGTGTTAAACGAGACTTGGAAGCACAAGCGGCTATATTTACTTCATCTATAGATTTGCAG aaacggCTTCATGATGAATGTTCGAAGCTGCATAGTTACGCAACAGAATGCAGTAATAGTCTACAAGAGAGGCAGGTGCCTCTTTGGGTACGAGCAACTGTTGGGCTCTTTCGGACATACTTCTAG
- the LOC111002834 gene encoding probable isoaspartyl peptidase/L-asparaginase GA20639 isoform X1 yields the protein MLNLFRVYTFVNKYPIIKFIHGNDCQLLHSHDNVRSPNCNYNIMFMSILYLVSITFASVTMEPILIVHGGAGDIPDSRVQGKLDGIRVAVRAGNKILKEGGTALDAVEAAVVSMEKDEYFNAGYGSVLNLRGEVEMEASIMSGKNLDVGAVTLIKDFEHPISIAHKVLSDSPHSLLGAEGAKIFALEKGFQTVPPESLISENAKHALEEFLKHGEFGRTEIGLKNEGGVGTVGAVAIDRNGDIAVATSTGGMSGKAVGRIGDTPQIGSGTYADNHVGGVSTTGHGESILKYCLAHSIIKLMEAGIDANIATKTAVDGMTNRLNNTAGAITLSKNGDVGIHFSSNRMAWAYIKNNKLIYGIEHNQQLED from the exons ATGCTAAATCTATTTAGAGTGTATACCTTTGTCAATAAATatccaattattaaatttatccatGGCAATGATTGTCAGTTATTGCACTCTCACGATAATGTTAGAAGTCCGAATtgtaactataatattatgtttatgagTATACTATATTTAGTATCCATAACATTTGCATCTGT aACAATGGAACCAATCCTCATAGTTCATGGTGGTGCTGGTGATATACCAGATAGTCGAGTACAAGGCAAACTAGATGGTATTAGAGTTGCCGTGAGAgctggaaataaaatattaaaagaggGAGGCACCGCCTTGGATGCTGTTGAGGCTGCTGTGGTTTCCATGGAGAAggatgaatattttaatgctG GCTACGGCTCGGTGTTAAACCTTCGTGGTGAAGTAGAAATGGAGGCAAGTATTATGAGTGGAAAGAACCTTGATGTGGGTGCTGTCACACTAATTAAGGATTTTGAACACCCAATTAGTATTGCCCACAAAGTTTTATCTGATTCACCCCATTCATTGCTTGGTGCAGAGGGTGCTAAAATATTTGCTCTGGAGaag GGATTTCAAACTGTGCCGCCAGAATCACTTATCAGTGAAAACGCTAAACACGCCCTCGAAGAGTTCCTGAAACACGGCGAATTTGGTAGAACCGAAATAGGTTTGAAGAATGAG GGAGGTGTCGGAACAGTAGGTGCAGTTGCAATTGACCGTAATGGGGATATAGCGGTAGCTACCAGCACGGGAGGGATGAGTGGAAAAGCTGTCGGTCGAATTGGAGACACTCCGCAGATAGGTAGCGGCACATATGCTGACAACCATGTTGGAGGTGTTTCTACTACTG GTCACGGTGAatcaatattgaaatattgtttggctcatagtataattaaactaatggAGGCTGGTATTGATGCAAACATTGCTACAAAAACTGCTGTTGATG gtaTGACGAATCGTTTAAACAATACAGCAGGAGCAATAACTCTATCAAAGAATGGAGACGTAGGAATACATTTCAGTTCCAATAGGATGGCGTGggcatacattaaaaataataaacttatctATGGAATTGAACATAATCAACAACTTGAGGACTAG
- the LOC111002834 gene encoding probable isoaspartyl peptidase/L-asparaginase GA20639 isoform X2, whose amino-acid sequence MINSTVCTPIIDELLKSELTVQTDLLLRTMEPILIVHGGAGDIPDSRVQGKLDGIRVAVRAGNKILKEGGTALDAVEAAVVSMEKDEYFNAGYGSVLNLRGEVEMEASIMSGKNLDVGAVTLIKDFEHPISIAHKVLSDSPHSLLGAEGAKIFALEKGFQTVPPESLISENAKHALEEFLKHGEFGRTEIGLKNEGGVGTVGAVAIDRNGDIAVATSTGGMSGKAVGRIGDTPQIGSGTYADNHVGGVSTTGHGESILKYCLAHSIIKLMEAGIDANIATKTAVDGMTNRLNNTAGAITLSKNGDVGIHFSSNRMAWAYIKNNKLIYGIEHNQQLED is encoded by the exons ATGATAAACTCAACTGTATGTACACCAATAATAGATGAGTTACTCAAATCTGAATTAACTGTTCAGACAGATTTGcttttaag aACAATGGAACCAATCCTCATAGTTCATGGTGGTGCTGGTGATATACCAGATAGTCGAGTACAAGGCAAACTAGATGGTATTAGAGTTGCCGTGAGAgctggaaataaaatattaaaagaggGAGGCACCGCCTTGGATGCTGTTGAGGCTGCTGTGGTTTCCATGGAGAAggatgaatattttaatgctG GCTACGGCTCGGTGTTAAACCTTCGTGGTGAAGTAGAAATGGAGGCAAGTATTATGAGTGGAAAGAACCTTGATGTGGGTGCTGTCACACTAATTAAGGATTTTGAACACCCAATTAGTATTGCCCACAAAGTTTTATCTGATTCACCCCATTCATTGCTTGGTGCAGAGGGTGCTAAAATATTTGCTCTGGAGaag GGATTTCAAACTGTGCCGCCAGAATCACTTATCAGTGAAAACGCTAAACACGCCCTCGAAGAGTTCCTGAAACACGGCGAATTTGGTAGAACCGAAATAGGTTTGAAGAATGAG GGAGGTGTCGGAACAGTAGGTGCAGTTGCAATTGACCGTAATGGGGATATAGCGGTAGCTACCAGCACGGGAGGGATGAGTGGAAAAGCTGTCGGTCGAATTGGAGACACTCCGCAGATAGGTAGCGGCACATATGCTGACAACCATGTTGGAGGTGTTTCTACTACTG GTCACGGTGAatcaatattgaaatattgtttggctcatagtataattaaactaatggAGGCTGGTATTGATGCAAACATTGCTACAAAAACTGCTGTTGATG gtaTGACGAATCGTTTAAACAATACAGCAGGAGCAATAACTCTATCAAAGAATGGAGACGTAGGAATACATTTCAGTTCCAATAGGATGGCGTGggcatacattaaaaataataaacttatctATGGAATTGAACATAATCAACAACTTGAGGACTAG
- the LOC111002834 gene encoding probable isoaspartyl peptidase/L-asparaginase GA20639 isoform X3: MEPILIVHGGAGDIPDSRVQGKLDGIRVAVRAGNKILKEGGTALDAVEAAVVSMEKDEYFNAGYGSVLNLRGEVEMEASIMSGKNLDVGAVTLIKDFEHPISIAHKVLSDSPHSLLGAEGAKIFALEKGFQTVPPESLISENAKHALEEFLKHGEFGRTEIGLKNEGGVGTVGAVAIDRNGDIAVATSTGGMSGKAVGRIGDTPQIGSGTYADNHVGGVSTTGHGESILKYCLAHSIIKLMEAGIDANIATKTAVDGMTNRLNNTAGAITLSKNGDVGIHFSSNRMAWAYIKNNKLIYGIEHNQQLED, from the exons ATGGAACCAATCCTCATAGTTCATGGTGGTGCTGGTGATATACCAGATAGTCGAGTACAAGGCAAACTAGATGGTATTAGAGTTGCCGTGAGAgctggaaataaaatattaaaagaggGAGGCACCGCCTTGGATGCTGTTGAGGCTGCTGTGGTTTCCATGGAGAAggatgaatattttaatgctG GCTACGGCTCGGTGTTAAACCTTCGTGGTGAAGTAGAAATGGAGGCAAGTATTATGAGTGGAAAGAACCTTGATGTGGGTGCTGTCACACTAATTAAGGATTTTGAACACCCAATTAGTATTGCCCACAAAGTTTTATCTGATTCACCCCATTCATTGCTTGGTGCAGAGGGTGCTAAAATATTTGCTCTGGAGaag GGATTTCAAACTGTGCCGCCAGAATCACTTATCAGTGAAAACGCTAAACACGCCCTCGAAGAGTTCCTGAAACACGGCGAATTTGGTAGAACCGAAATAGGTTTGAAGAATGAG GGAGGTGTCGGAACAGTAGGTGCAGTTGCAATTGACCGTAATGGGGATATAGCGGTAGCTACCAGCACGGGAGGGATGAGTGGAAAAGCTGTCGGTCGAATTGGAGACACTCCGCAGATAGGTAGCGGCACATATGCTGACAACCATGTTGGAGGTGTTTCTACTACTG GTCACGGTGAatcaatattgaaatattgtttggctcatagtataattaaactaatggAGGCTGGTATTGATGCAAACATTGCTACAAAAACTGCTGTTGATG gtaTGACGAATCGTTTAAACAATACAGCAGGAGCAATAACTCTATCAAAGAATGGAGACGTAGGAATACATTTCAGTTCCAATAGGATGGCGTGggcatacattaaaaataataaacttatctATGGAATTGAACATAATCAACAACTTGAGGACTAG
- the LOC111002814 gene encoding E3 ubiquitin-protein ligase SMURF2 translates to MSTPVSNRKYGAQKIRLTILCARNLVRRDLFRLPDPFAKISVDGSGQVYSTSAVKATLDPKWNTHYDLYLTKGDGITISIWNQRKVHKRQGSGFLGCVRIQPSTVHKLKDTGYQCLELCEDSSGETCGVKGQVIVSLLSRDSTRGEPASAAGEGSPLAVVGPAGEVRAPREPPVSNVSNSPLPPHWEERLTSSGCPYYVNHALRRTQWERPRSEATSPQVSPPSSPTPMSPVSPVTPVSPVSPASPVSDTDVSHGNSISLRPEPQPQTAVRSRPPALQSSPSASNSTSAPIAATDLPPGYEMRTTTQGQVYFYNSITGASTWHDPRVPQHLRHCAAAAGPLPPGWEMRHSPSGRPYFVDHNKRTTQFTDPRLALSARLTPPLETPTNPVPTPSSASEPADTDALPKYKRDLAAKARVLRAELQALQPQTGHCRIEVSRNEVLEESYRLVMKLRGKELRKRLLVKFRGEEGLDYGGVAREWLHLLGRELFNPHYGLFQYANAGDDRYALQINADSGVNPEHLSYFHFAGRILGVALFHGHQLDAAFTAPFYKQLLGRAITLRDIRDVDPELHRSLSWMLENSISGVIDTTFSVECSSFGAVRSVELRPGGTNEQVTDTNKRDYVRLYVAHRFTRGAERQWLALQRGLADIIPPQLLRPLSPRDLQPLLAGRADLDPADWKRHTRLKHVNPDAPIVNWFWEIVEEFDAEMRARLLQFVTGSRRVPLAGFRALQGSTGAAAPRLFTLHLVADAAPDSLPKAHTCFNRLDLPSYPTKEKLHDKLTQAVLETAGFAVE, encoded by the exons atgtcaaCTCCAGTTTCGAATCGTAAATATGGAGCGCAAAAAATACGACTTACGA ttctgTGTGCCAGAAACCTAGTTCGGCGGGACTTATTTC GGCTGCCAGATCCTTTTGCAAAAATATCTGTGGATGGTAGTGGCCAAGTGTATTCAACAAGTGCAGTAAAAGCTACATTAGATCCTAAATGGAATACACATTATgacttatatttaactaaaggTGATGGAATTACTATAAG TATTTGGAATCAACGAAAAGTACATAAACGACAAGGATCTGGGTTCTTAGGTTGTGTTCGAATTCAACCATCCActgttcataaattaaaagatacaGGAT atcaATGTCTCGAATTATGTGAAGACAGCTCTGGAGAAACATGTGGAGTAAAGGGCCAAGTAATTGTGTCTCTGTTGTCAAGAGATAGTACAAGAGGTGAACCAGCCTCAGCTGCTGGAGAAGGTTCTCCATTGGCTGTGGTTGGACCAGCAGGAGAGGTCAGGGCTCCACGGGAACCCCCTGTAAGCAATGTTTCAAATTCTCCACTTCCCCCTCATTGGGAGGAACGGCTTACTTCAAGTGGAtg TCCATATTACGTGAATCATGCGTTACGTCGTACGCAATGGGAGCGGCCGAGATCTGAAGCTACGAGTCCGCAGGTCTCCCCGCCGTCATCTCCCACACCTATGAGCCCTGTTTCGCCAGTAACACCTGTATCACCTGTATCACCTGCTTCGCCTGTATCAGACACGGACGTCAGCCATGGAAATTCCATATCATTAAG gCCCGAGCCTCAACCGCAAACAGCGGTGCGGTCACGACCGCCTGCACTGCAGTCTTCCCCTTCAGCTTCCAATTCTACATCAGCACCTATAGCAGCTACTGACCTTCCACCTGGCTATG AAATGCGGACAACTACCCAGGGTCAGGTATACTTTTATAACAGTATCACTGGAGCATCTACATGGCATGATCCCCGAGTGCCCCAGCACTTAAGACATTGTGCGGCGGCTGCAGGGCCCTTGCCCCCAGGCTGGGAGATGAGACACTCCCCTTCAGGTCGACCATACTTTGTGGACCATAATAAGAGAACCACCCAGTTTACAGACCCACGACTCGCTTTGTCTGCGCGATTG acgCCTCCACTAGAAACCCCTACAAACCCGGTCCCTACCCCGTCAAGTGCAAGTGAACCTGCGGACACTGACGCCTTACCAAAGTACAAGCGGGACCTCGCAGCTAAAGCTAGAGTACTAAGGGCCGAATTACAGGCATTGCAACCTCAAACCGGACATTGTAGGATCGAG GTTTCTCGAAACGAAGTGCTAGAAGAATCTTACCGATTAGTAATGAAGTTACGCGGGAAAGAATTACGAAAACGGCTATTAGTCAAGTTTCGAGGTGAAGAGGGTTTGGATTATGGAGGTGTTGCAAGGGAATGGCTACATTTATTGGGAAGGGAATTGTTTAACCCGCACTATGGACTCTTTCAATATGCCAATGCGGGAGATGACCGATATGCGTTGCAGATTAATGCGGATTCTGgg GTAAATCCTGAGCACCTTTCCTACTTCCATTTCGCGGGTCGTATCCTCGGCGTTGCCCTATTTCATGGACATCAATTAGATGCTGCCTTTACCGCGCCCTTCTATAAGCAGCTGTTGGGAAGAGCTATCACCTTGAGGGATATCCGGGATGTTGATCCAGAATTACATAGATCTCTTTCTTGGATgtt gGAAAATAGCATATCAGGCGTTATAGATACAACATTCTCCGTGGAATGTTCATCTTTTGGGGCCGTAAGAAGCGTCGAACTCCGTCCAGGAGGTACCAACGAACAGGTCACGGACACCAACAAACGCGACTACGTGCGCTTATACGTTGCCCACCGCTTCACGCGTGGTGCGGAACGCCAATGGCTGGCTTTGCAAAGAGGTTTAGCTGATATAATCCCTCCACAGCTCCTTCGACCATTATCCCCTAGAGACCTGCAGCCCCTTCTAGCCGGGAGGGCCGATTTAGACCCGGCTGACTGGAAACGTCACACCCGGCTTAAACACGTGAACCCGGACGCGCCGATCGTCAATTGGTTCTGGGAAATTGTTGAGGAGTTTGACGCAGAGATGAGGGCACGGTTACTCCAATTCGTCACGGGGTCACGACGGGTACCGCTAGCTGGCTTCAGAGCCCTACAAGGGTCCACTGGAGCGGCAGCGCCACGCCTGTTCACCTTACACCTAGTGGCGGATGCCGCCCCAGACTCACTTCCGAAAGCACATACATGTTTTAACCGCCTGGATCTACCATCTTACCCCACTAAAGAAAAACTACACGATAAGTTAACCCAGGCTGTTCTAGAAACAGCCGGATTTGCAGTAGAATAA
- the LOC111002824 gene encoding uncharacterized protein LOC111002824 has translation MPTSAVYQPTTVTYEQQPTDQRWNCPISYFSRRVTSSLNRAICIRLALCLLGSTLFIIGLALLIAGGMQYSSSPAPTPLPQDADNGIGALIAGGVILCLGLLFAGVGGWAWSARWGGGKEAPASGAAALTALNPSTDPLVAAQYAPVRDAPPAPDDEMRNLMDNKECLSSAEESDKMLDGRPSVA, from the exons ATGCCAACGAGTGCCGTGTATCAACCGACCACTGTTACTTATGAGCAACAACCAACAGACCAGCGTTGGAATTGCCCAATCAGCTATTTCTCACGGAGGGTGACAAGTAGTCTGAACCGGGCGATCTGCATCAGGCTAGCATTATGTCTTCTAGGCAGCACACTCTTCATTATTG GTCTAGCGCTACTAATTGCGGGGGGTATGCAATATTCAAGCTCGCCTGCACCCACGCCGTTGCCACAAGACGCGGATAACGGTATCGGCGCACTCATCGCAGGCGGCGTCATACTTTGTCTGGGCTTATTATTCGCAG GTGTAGGTGGGTGGGCATGGTCTGCTCGTTGGGGCGGTGGTAAGGAGGCTCCGGCGAGTGGAGCGGCAGCACTAACCGCGCTCAACCCGTCAACTGATCCCTTGGTGGCAGCTCAGTACGCACCTGTAAGAGATGCACCGCCCGCACCCGATGATGAGATGCGAAATCTTATGGATAACAAGGAATG TTTAAGCAGTGCCGAAGAGAGCGACAAGATGTTGGATGGGCGGCCGTCCGTAGCataa
- the LOC111002813 gene encoding uncharacterized protein LOC111002813, whose protein sequence is MKQTSQFGTMISSRNVHPYQTTVVPRSEQQFATASRIRAKFPWAEDVNTPAIGPTTDRSTPEHLYHVPQYKETGLSSPVYHTPYGTTMWSNVRRGDMMMATNTYTFPTCASSLSLHPPELNQVIEQIPSLPSASPEVPIIGACGGHCPGFEYVCYYILQVIFVVGILTGISLCIAGIVLRRTNRNGDLGVLVYIGCLSSCVCGVLLGVQCCVRREIRQRKLRTNMHIPMHSIQEVPAPAFPLMPSTIPRSQIYRPTTSSISQEDEILGVPWWRRTNGD, encoded by the exons atgAAGCAAACATCGCAGTTTGGTACGATGATCTCGTCTAGAAATGTACATCCTTATCAAACAACGGTAGTTCCTCGCAGTGAACAACAGTTTGCGACAGCATCGCGAATAAGAGCAAAATTTCCATGGGCAGAAGATGTAAACACGCCAGCTATAGGTCCAACTACTGATCGATCCACACCTGAACACCTCTACCAT GTACCTCAATATAAAGAGACTGGGCTCAGTTCACCAGTTTATCATACCCCATATGGTACTACCATGTGGAGTAACGTAAGGAGAGGGGATATGATGATGGCAACAAATACCTACACATTTCCCACATGCGCCTCTTCATTATCTCTACACCCACCAGAGCTAAATCAAGTAATAGAACAGATACCTTCATTGCCATCAGCCAGCCCAGAAGTGCCAATTATTGGAGCATGCGGTGGACATTGCCCTGGATTTGAAtatgtttgctattatattttacag GTTATCTTTGTAGTGGGTATTCTGACTGGAATTTCACTGTGTATTGCTGGTATAGTCTTAAGAAGAACAAATCGTAATGGAGACCTAGGagttttagtatatattg GTTGTCTATCATCTTGTGTCTGTGGAGTGTTACTTGGAGTGCAATGTTGTGTTCGAAGAGAGATAAGACAGCGGAAACTAAGGACTAACATGCACATTCCAATGCATTCAATTCAG gaAGTACCTGCACCGGCTTTCCCCTTAATGCCGTCCACAATACCTCGTAGCCAAATTTAtag ACCTACTACTTCATCAATATCCCAAGAGGATGAAATTTTAGGAGTTCCTTGGTGGCGTCGCACAAACGGAGACTGA